TTTAAAGTCAGAGCCTCGTAAGCCTTTTATCAACAAAGGCTCAGGCACTGACACATTAGCAACAGTTTAATGGGCTGTGTTTGCTTTTCAACACAACCCGAACGCAGCTGTCCAGGTGCAAACCAGGCTGGAGAAAACAGCCCATGGCGCCGATCTTCCTGTTGAATTCTTTGTCCAGCACAGGCTCCTTCTGGAAACTGCCCTCATGCACTCGACTCTTGCACGCTTCTCTGTTGAACGCAGCTATAGTTTTACTTTTAATATATACGCAGTGTGTTTACAGACGATACGTATGTCCTATGTTGTGTTTCTGGCTGTTATTATAGAAGTCAAGAGTGGGCCAAAGGTGCTAAAATAGATGACACTTGTCCACGCTGTCATTAGAATTCATCACAAATAATGCAGAAGCTCTGCGTTTGTATTAGCCTTTTTTAAGAGCCGATTAGCCGGTTAGCCTGGAGGAGACCAGTGTTTCCACACAGCACCACAGTTCCTCCAGTTAACACGACACCGGACGTCCCGCTGCACCTGCACCAGACCTCAAACCTATAGATTCAAAGCATGAAGTCAGTTTATTCTAGCAGGAGCTTTAGCAGAGAACCTTTCAGCTCCCTGAAGCTAACGTTTACAGTCTGAAGGTCAGCGTTGAATGTTTGCTGCTCCTGTCACATCCAATCAGATGACGGGAGCGGACGGAGCGTGACGCAGAGCTTTTGTAGTCAATCGTTTCTTTGTGACCCCTGCTCAACTCCCAGCGCCTGATAGGAAGTCTGAtaccccccccagcctcccgCTCCTGTTCATCTTGTGCGGTGACATTTTACTGGATAAGGCCGGCTGTTTGGAGCAAAGGGGTGGAAGCACAACAGAACCATGTCGAGAGAGGAGAGCGATCTGTAAGCACCTGTAGTAAAACACAAAGCACGGTTTTGAAAACAGCCACGGGAGGAATTTTCCTGGAGTGGGCCAAGTCACGTCTTCAGGGCGGCCGAGACAGCCAGATGAAAGGTGCAGGGGGGGGCTGAGGAAACGGGGGTTACCGAAGCGTCACCTGGAGCTCTGCCTGCGAGTGACAGGATCTCAACTGAGCAAGACGGCCCGAAAACCCAGAGAGCGCCATGTTTTCCAGAGCTGGGGGGGCTGTTGCAGACAGCTGTTCCCAAATTAACGGTGCCACAATTGACTGGTGGATCCCACTGAGAGAGCGTATGTAAGCGGCCCCCCCATAAAGCTACACGggagaggaggcggcggcggcgaggcccAGATTCTGTGCATCTTCTGATCAGGAAGACTCATTCACGGCCAACATGAACGATGCGTTTACTGAGCTCGGAGATAGGCggcggtgtttttttttcttttttcctttgttaTGACTCGAGCGATGAGCATTACGTGATAGCGGCGATAAAAATGTTTAGGGCTGGTCGGTGTCTGTGGCCGCGATTCAGCCAGACAACAAAGGGAGAAGAATTCCTCAAAAAGGCGTGGGTGACGGCTGCTGGCGGCGGTGGAGCTTCGGCTAACGTGAGCGCGCGGCCGCCACTTTTCCCGACTTTAGTCCAGCGTCGAGTGTCAATTGGAAATGTTTTGTGCAACTTGGAAGAGCAAGAGCTCGTAAACTCTTTAATTTGAGGAACGTGAGCTGCCAAAGGTCCTGGGAGAGTCCGTTTAACCGTCGTGAATAATGCAAAGAGGACGTCgcagaaggttgtgggttcgactACAGGAGGAGCTTTTTTATGTGGATTAGTCACCTtctccaagtgtgtgtgtgtgtgtgtgtgtgtgtgtgtgtgtgtgtgtgtgtgtgtgtgtgtgtgtgtgtgtgtctgtgtgtgtgagactaaGTTTAATTATTTGGCAATTTACAAGTGTTGAAATAGAGTGATTATAATTAGGgtgtttgatgatgatgatgatgatgatgatgaaggtctcGGGTTGTTTTGTCCGAGTCCGTTTGCTTTCCCGTTGGGACGTGAGGCTGACGTGCACGACGGGACCGGATCAGGAGCTGTCGATGTGTAAGAAACACCGAGAACATTGTTCGCGTCACGTCGGGTGTTatcggggtcagaggtcacggggtCGGTCACAAACATTGCTTCAtgagagcgggggggggggcgagggtaCCGGCAGGGCTTGTACCGCCGCCAGTTCCAGCAGGAcaaatttaaaaaccaaaacatcgACTCACACTTTAAAGAAACCCGGATTCCCGGTCGTTTTTACGCCTCCTGCAAAAATGGGCGAAATGAAGCAGAGCGACGAGGAGAACGAGCCGGCAGTTGCCTCCGCTCTGCTTCTAATTTGAGCTGGCATCGGTTTTCAAACCTTTATTTATCCGCTGAGGACTTTCGCTGAGCACTCTCGCTATTTTTACGACGGCACCCCTCTTCACATTTGCACCTGGGAGCCGCGTTCATCAGAGTTtatggattttttaaaaaagatacGGTTCCACAGATGCACTTTGATGGTAGCTTACCTTTGGGTGTGTTTGAAATTTTATGTGTAATCACGGCTAAAGTCCCGCGAGGCTAACGGCGGCTCGCTAAAATCGTAAAGTATTATTGCGCGGCTTTCATAACAgtgacaggaggggggggcggggggacaGAAGAGAAGGCaagaaaaacagagaggtgTGTCGTCTTTTCAAAAATCACAATATCATTTAATATAAAACACCTTTAAATTGAACAGGATGAGGAATCCGCCATCAGGAGCGGCGCCGGTCAGCTGACCCCGGCGGCGGGCGCGTCCCAGTGCACACAGAAAAGAGCTGAAACATGCATCTACTACATCGTACAAAGTCGAAAGCGAAAAACAGGAGGTCCTTTATTTTGTTGCCGCTATCGGCAGAGTCTCTGAGgcctcggggtggggggggggggtccagaggcaaagggggtgggggtgtggggggtcaGTCTTGATAGTTGGACATGTACAGAGGTGTCCGTTTGAGTCCCGGCACTCGTGGAAAAAGTGCCCTCCTCTCTTTTAGACTGTCAGCTGGGGGAAAAGCGGAAACGTGGTGTAAGGCAGGAAAAGAACGACTCAAGATATTCAGATATTCATGACAGTTCTGGTCATTTCGACgcagcggcggcgccgcggcgtccGCGCGGCGCAATCGGACTCACGCCGCTCCAACACGTCGCCGGTGACGATATCGGACACGCCCGAAACAGACCGGAGAGATTCCGCTCCCATCCATTCTGATGACATTTCATTCCCAGCTTTCTCCCTCCCTAAATCCCcacccaccccaacacacacactcccacacacacactcacaccacagaAGCCACAGAGGTGACGGAGGTCACCTTATTGTCTTCTGCCCAGggctgcaggttctgcagggcGTAGAGGGAGGAGTTGGCCAGGCAGAGCGGGTCGGGCTGCAGCGGCTGGCTCAACGTCTTCTGGAAGGCttcctgctgaagctgcagcatcaGCCGGTTGGCCTGCTGCCTCTCGGCCTCCCGCTCCTCCGCGGTCTGTCTCCTGGGCGGATCACGGAGGCCACAACGAGAGAAGAGGAGAGCGTGCCGTGAGACCAAACGCCGCTTCACCACCTCCATTTTTACACGAGCAACATCTGACAGCTCCATTAACGGCTGATCGTACAAAATCAACAGCCGTGGGGACGGAACGGGGAAGATTTATGTGAATCTGAACCTCatcaaagtaaaagaaaaagatgaacaGGGAATAAATGTGAAAGGGTTTATTTCCGATGGTTGGTGCGGATCTGATGACGTCGTGAAGGACCGACGACCCGACTACAAGGTATCGAATATCCGATGTCAGTGAACTAAAGGTCTAAAGAAGAGCGCGTTGGGGTGTTGATTCACCACCTGTGCCAGTAATTCAGCCCAGGGCCACGCGGCAGCTGATCTGGGTGAGTGGCAGCTGTTGGAGGTGAAACGTGCCTGTCGGAGCGGGAGGACGACGCACGCTGCCGCTCCCGCCTAAAGGTGAACACGTTTCTCTTTCCAAAACAGCGTAAAAAGCACAAACTGGGACAGCAGGTGCAGATATTAACATCTGCTGAGAAAACAGGCGCCCGCTGCTCTCCGGGGCGTGTGGTGAACACGCCGTGTGAGCGGAAAAGCgtgcatttttccccccttttctcaaGCTTGAAGCTCCGTGTTTAGCCGCTGACGGATGCTAATCGTGACAAATCTTCCCGTCCGTGGGACCGTTTCAGCCGCGAGCGATGCTTATTCGCCCGCAAACCATTAAAGCACCCGGGGCTGCCCCGGATCTGCCCgataaaatgcaaatgcaggAAATCACAGGTGGGAACACACCTCtaaaacacacgcgcgcagcAGCCTCCATCCATTAGCCACACATTATTGTTAACAGCATTATCATAATCTGATTCCCTGGCTGTTGATTCGATCATCTTCCTGTTACTAGCAGAGTCGTCACGCAGCGACATCCCTCATGCCTCGTCCTGTCGGCTGCAGAGGCGCCATAAATCTGAAAAACTGGGACGAAGGAAAAACCAGTTACACCAATTCCCTCGTTAGCCTTGACGTCCCCTTCAGTCTTCGCCTCAATGGCTGTTTTAGAAAAACGTCCTGTTGCTTTTCTCGTCCGTCGCGATTGGCGAATTCACCTTTTGCCTCAAAGATCGCGTTTAAATGAAATTTCTACCTGTATTCGATATAAAACCAGTTCCAAAAAGCCTTTAGATGgctaaaacattaaaatatcatTTGGCTGTGCGTAATCTGCCTTTGAAATATGCGTCCTGTCCCTTTAACTATGAGCAGGGCCTCATAATTTGATTTCCTACTCATTTACCTCCAAATGGCTATAAACAACGGTTAGAATGAAGtgaggcttgtgtgtgtgtgcgcgtgtgtgtcttcATGACTTGGCAGTCAATTCCTCCTGTGAGAGTTTTAGTATTGCTTTGGACAGCAGCTTTCTAAAAGGCCTTTCAGGAGGTTCTGGACTAATTGTGCTTGGTCAAGCGAACTGGCCTCCACTGGCGGCTACGCTAAGCGAAGCCGTGCTGCTCGACGGCTCGCACGCTCCAGCCGCGGGCCGCTTCGCCCGCACACCGAGCGTTTTGGATCGACAGGTACGTTGGACAGCTGTCGATTTATGCCGAGAGAAAATTTGGAAGAGACTGTTCGGCTTCTGGAAAAATCCACCAAGGCCTCTTTCGTTGTGCCTAATTAGCTCACAGGGGAAGAGTTAGCAAAATGGCGCCTGTAAAAGAGTTTGAACTGGTTTACAGTCGCCGAGGGCCTCGCTGAGGTCTTACCGCCATTTTGTCCTCCTGTTCTGAAACCAGGTTTTGACTTGTGCGTCCGTCATCTTCAGGGCCTTGGCCAGCGTGGCGCGCTCGGCGGACGCCAGGTACTTCTGCCGGTGGAAGCGCTTCTCCAGCTCGCAGATCTGCACCCGGCTGAAGGAGGTGCGGggctttttcctctttggcGGCGTCCGGTTCTGGTAAGGGTGGCCAATACGACGGGTCACGGAGAAGGGCGAGAGGGCAGCTGAGAAAAGGAAGTGTACCTCGTCGTTAGCAGGTTGTAGCATCATAGTccgtgttagcattagcaacaacTGATATTTCTCATCTTATTATTTGCAGGGGTGATGGAGCTAATCCAGTGAATATTTGTCATTGTTGCAGATAATAAAATGCTGATGTGACCTAGATGACAGgtaaggtgggggtgggggggggggtgacttaCCTGGACAAGCCCCCTTTGAGAAAGGATAGTCAGCTAGTAGGCCATTGCCATCTCGCAGGTGAGCGAGCTCAGGGTAATAGCATTTGGCTAATGTCTCCACAGTGCTCCAGACGGGGACCCTGCCGATGTCTCCCTTggggaggggacagaggggccCGGTGGACCCCGGCCCCCCTGTGGCCTCTCCGACTGGACTCTCCTCTGCCTGCTCCCCTAAAGGAAAGGGAGACACAGTGAGGCCCCACATCTGGAGCACAGCAGCGGCCGCCGCTGAGCAGGCGCCGGCACACGGCGGCTAATCACATGAAGGAGGCCTGAGTGATGAGCAGCGTCCTCTTTAATGTCATTTACTGCCAGTTTCTTAAGTTAGCATTTGGAAAACGGTTTTGCTAGCAAATGAGATAACTGCTAGTTAGAAACATAAATGCCAGCCAGCGGTTTTACATACATAAATCAAGCACATGCTGCTTCGCCGGCTGGAAAATGACCATGTGAAGCCACAACAAATTAGAATTTGGCTCAAAACCTTAAAACATTACATGGTTTTATGAGATTTGGCATTTCTGACGTGAAACAAAATCCATAAAAAGTGCATCAAAATAAAACGTAAATCTGAACTTCAATTCGTCATTCCTAatttaggaagaaaaaaaaaaccccagcctGTCCAACATTTCACTGGAAGCAAACGAGATTCTTCCGACACACACAATAATTAACAGAACATCTCAAATGAAGTTCTACTGACACCACCAGGcctattttcttcattttagaCATTTTACATGCGCTCATCATCATCCAGGGTCTTTCCTCCAGTAGCAGAAGCTTCCAGCCAACATTCCCGCTGGCCTCTACCTGCAGGCTGGCTTCCACATTCATGGGGATTAATAACAGCTTATCTCCTGCATCATAAAATATCTATGAGTCCTGTCTATTTTGTCAGCCGCGGGTAAACAGAGGATCAATAAATGAAATGGGAGCATTTTGGCCCAAGCGACCACGTTGTGAGGATGAAGACAGAagccccccccactcacacacacacacacacacacacacacacacacacggcgtcGCCTCCCGTCTAACAGGCTGTTTATTGGTTCGTTtcatcagggaaaaaaaagagaaaaaatttCACCAGAAgccaaaataaatatgaaaatatccgcatgccccccccccccctccactgaGCTCCAGCGGCCTTGGAAGCTGGTGTGTAGCACAGGCGACGGCGGTTTGGGTGGGAAACAGAACCTTAGCGTCATTTGCCTGCTGGTGGTTTCCATGGCGGCCGCTCAGATCATTTAGCTGCGGCAGGTTACGGTGGGAGGAGGCGCCAGGAATCTGAAAACGATCCACGTTTCCTTTGGTGGGGGCCTGGATTGACGCTGAACGCGTTTTCCTGCAATGCTGTTTGCAGATTGCAGCTTTTGCAGCGCTCGGATGCTCCGCAGCTGCACTGGAGATGGTAATTTTATCTCCCTGATGCTCCTTTTGGGAATTTGACAAGCATCTCTGGTATTTAATCAGGATTTTATAGTGACAAACTTCCCATGGTGTTCCTGAGTCTTCTAGAAGGTGCACGCAGGAGGCCATCACTCCCCTCAACATCACTGTTTAAACCTCCTACTACTGGTTCCTGCACGTTTTTGCAAACATCTGCAGATCCACGAGAGCCGCGGAACACTGCATTGGACGGCTATTTCAGGCCGTGCACGAGCGGAATGATGGTGCAGGCGAGCACGTTCAGAGGCGACCCCAAGCCTGCAgctgaggcctcctgacctgacaACCGCAGAGaattctaccccccccccccccccccacacacacacacaccacacacacacacacacacacacacacacacggcgtcGCCTCCCGTCTAACAGGCTGTTTATTGGTTCGTTtcatcagggaaaaaaaagagaaaaaatttCACCAGAAgccaaaataaatatgaaaatatccgcatgccccccccccccctccactgaGCTCCAGCGGCCTTGGAAGCTGGTGTGTAGCACAGGCGACGGCGGTTTGGGTGGGAAACAGAACCTTAGCGTCATTTGCCTGCTGGTGGTTTCCATGGCGGCCGCTCAGATCATTTAGCTGCGGCAGGTTACGGTGGGAGGAGGCGCCAGGAATCTGAAAACGATCCACGTTTCCTTTGGTGGGGGCCTGGGTTGACGCTGAACGCGTTTTCCTGCAATGCTGTTTGCAGATTGCAGCTTTTGCAGCGCTCGgatgctctgcagctgcacTGGAGATGGTAATTTTATCTCCCTGATGCTCCTTTTGGGAATTTGACAAGCATCTCTGGTATTTAATCAGGATTTTATAGTGACAAACTTCCCATGGTGTTCCTGAGTCTTCTAGAAGGTGCACGCAGGAGGCCATCACTCCCCTCAACATCACTGTTTAAACCTCCTACTACTGGTTCCTGCACGTTTCTGCAAACATCTGCAGATCCACGAGAGCCGCGGAACACTGCATTGGACGGCTATTTCAGGCCGTGCACGAGCGGAATGATGGTGCAGGCGAGCACGTTCAGAGGCGACCCCAAGCCTGCAgctgaggcctcctgacctgacaACCGCAGAGAATTCtacccccacagcccccccccccccacacacacacacacacacacgcacacacacacacactgtgccaAACGCTGATAAATACGTGATATAGCGATGATATGCTGGGAAAGTGCATCAGTCACGTTTAATGTTTTGACTCAAGGTTGGGAGACGGGAATCAGATCCGTGCTCAGGTTTGTCCATTAACGGGATATTCTGTCATTCCCATCCGGGCTCCTCACGGCAGAAGAGTTGCACGAGAGTTTTACCCCTGAATCTCACGTCGTCGATAGGTGTCACCTTCTCGTAGATCAGGCTGTTAATGTTCTAATTCTGGGTTCAGAATGATCAGGAATTCTCTGAAAATGATGTAAATTCTTCAGAATAATCCAACACAAAAAGCCGTgtagaaaacagcaacaatcgGTTGTTGCTTTCGGAGCATTCCTGGCGTATTTAAAAATCCAGATGAAAGATTTTCGTTAAAAACTGCGTTCTAACAACACTCGATCCTTCGGCTAAAATATCGTGTTTGCCACAGAATCAAACAATCCGTCTTttcaaagaaaagcaggaatagCAAATGTGTTGCAGCGTGTAATATAATTTAGCATAAACGCATCCCAGAGTAAAACGCCACCGTGGAGAATATGTTTCTCCTAATAAAAGCAGCTCTACTTAATAACACTTCTCAGTGACAGCGCCTCCCTTCCCCACTGCGGATATTACCTCTGCAGCAATCTAATAAATATATCCGCCAAGGATTCGAAAGGGGATATTGAAATATAACATGAACATATATTGCTATTTATTACTGTATATGGGACAAAGAAACGGGGCCGAGAAGCTgcgggtttttttcttctttttgcctgtttttgtcACCGCCAGCGTCAGAAAAATAAAcgagaaaataaaagttcttgTTTTAATCGcggttttttttctgctttcaaTAACGATCAGACACGATTATGGAAGCAGGGAAAAGGATTCTGTGTCTCATTGTCCCcacgattattattattattattattattattattattattattattattattattattattattattggtgttGTTGTTTAATACAAAAAGAACTGGTCGCAGAAAAGAGGTGTGAACattataaatattaaaaacttatataaaataaaatattaaatattttcgTCACTTCGGCACATTATAGAATATCCAGTTTTTGTTGGAATTAAACGGAGCTTGTTTACGCAACAACACGgagaaactttaaaataatttcaattaaaTAAGGCCGATAAAATTATGATAATCTGCTAATTGTTACTTTAACTAGAACAATTATTACTGCTATTATTAAAACTATTACGAATAATGCTGCTACAATTAATAATAAGTATTatgaggatttttaaaaatggacacAAGCTATTGAGATAAGTAAATATCCTGTGCAACTATGATTGATTTAAGCTTAATTAACCTCCAACTTCAACCTCCTGTTTTCATCTGATACATGACGTCAGTGGTTTATAAATCTAATCTAGAAAAAGAGAAGTTgaatttttttacttttacctTTTTATAGgaaataggtgtgtgtgtgtgtgtgtgtgtgtgtgtgtgtgtgtgtgtgtgtgtgtgtgtgtgtgtgtgtgtgtgcaaagatATAAACTAGGAATTAAGAAGAGCGACTGAGAGAACCGAATCGGAACCGATCATCTTATTTACACCAGATCTGGATTAAATCACTATTTAATAATTAACCAAACGCAAAGAACGCAACGTGAATATTTAATGCGTGGATGCAGAGGTGCGTGTGGGGGCGTGAGCGCGCACATCTGTGATTTTCATTTCCACGCAGGTCATGAGAAAACTCCTCCCTCCCCGAGAATCGACTGAGCTTTAAAGGACATCAGGCACCAACTGGAGTGttttaataatgtaaatatCTGCTTTTATATCTGATGCATCCGAGTAAACATGTAATAATCTGCCTCGAACCCTCCCGGGTTGGTGTCGCTTTGGTGTGAAAATACACTTTACAATGGTTAAAATAGGAGAGTTGGATAATTAATAACAGCTCATTTGGAGTCATTTAATGACATTTGTATCAATGACACTATAGTTGGGGTCGAAATTACTAAAGCAGCAGTCGGAGACCCTAATtaaagctctttaaaatgactttttacGCATCGTGGATGGACGAAATTAACTATATACGAGCACATTTGTTTTgctatttaaaaatatatatattttcctaAATTCAAATGTAGCAAAATTTCCTGTAATTCACGTTTCTGAAccgttttttaaatatattggaTACGCGATATTTTTATACCAAATACTAAATCACCACGACcttccaaaattaaaaaaaaaaaggtttaggGATGAGAATAATACAAGTCTTATATTTAGTAACGTGAACATAATCAGTAAGTgtatgataatgataataataatagtaatgataataataataatagtaataataataatgataataataataataataataataataataataataataataataatgataataataataatagtaataataataataataaggccTTTTTCCAGTTTGCTTTGCTATTTCATCTCATTCATCCTGATGAAAAcatccttcatcccttcattaATGGAGACTCCAACACCGATTCATCAGCACTTCCTGCTCAGTCCTTGCTCTCCTCTATCACCCGGGCCTCCTACATTAATAAAACAGATTGCCGACTAAAGCTGTGCTCTGCTCCTGCGTCGGACCGGACAGGTCAAAGGGACGCTCGCACCTGTGAGTGTGTCCAAGGTGCGTTTGGGAGGGaacaaatatcaaacatcaTAACGGGGAGCAGGTGTCATGCTTTTACCTGTTAATCTGTCCTTCGCGAACCGTCTGCTGCTCTCCATCCACGGGAAGGTAAAGTTCGCattccccatccccatcccggGCACCGCGGGGATCCCGGCTCCGATGCCCGCGGGATGCGTCGAAGGGGGCGGatgcggcgcggcggcggcggcggcggacggAGGCGGCATGGGCCTGTGCGCCGGCACCCGGATCACCCCACCGGCGCCGCCCGAGTTCACGTTAACGTTCATGTTCATGCTGACGTTCATGTTCATGTTAACGTTATAGGAGCCGGCCaggcccgccgccgccgccgccatggaGCAGGCCGGGTTGTAGACGCTGTTGTAGCCGTTGCTGTACACGTTGGGCGCCAGCGCGTAATCCGGGTCGGGGGTCCGGTTGGGCAGCATGCAGCCGCTGGACTGATCCGAGCTGTTGAGGATCTGGTCGATGCCGAAGCTGATGGgctcatgctgctgctgatgcgtCTGATTCACCTCCTCGATCCCGGTGTGCTCCATACTTTCAGTTCCTCTTCTCGGTGATGGACTATTCGGGGGTTTTCGGCGGCTGGATGGATTATGATCATGTAATTTGCGTTCAGGGGAATGGGCCTTTTGTGTCgggctgcttttctttcagaaaCATGGGCCTGCTCTATTCCCAGGAAACTTGTAAGGTCTCCAGCGCTTTCCCAAATCTTGCCATCATTTTTGTCCAGCAGTGGGATCGAATGTTCCCTAAAAGAAATGCCTCTCCGTGGGGCTTAGGGAGCGCGTATCCATCTTTCCCATCAGCCTAGAGAACCTAACAACAAGTgaataaaagagcagaagaagccAGGCGATTATCCGGAGTACTCACGGGCAGAAATCCTGGATTTATTTTTGGACGAAGGCTGGCTGCGCTTTGTTCGCCTTATTCTGGCAGAAACGCCTCGCACGCACGGGGCATGATCGGGCGCGCAGGCTCGTCTCATCAAACacgcaaaaaaaaacaacccaaaacaaacccaaagagGCGAGAGGGAGACGGTGACCTCGCTGAGCTGCAGGCGTGAGCGCAGCGCGGCTCTGTCGTGCTGGACGTGGAAGCGCGTTTCAGCAGGTGAGAAGAGCCTCTGCGTAAAAGCTGCCATTCGGTCATCcagcctccctcccctccccatcccctcccctcccctccctcctccgttGGGCAGTTGTTCT
This genomic stretch from Takifugu flavidus isolate HTHZ2018 chromosome 9, ASM371156v2, whole genome shotgun sequence harbors:
- the tlx2 gene encoding T-cell leukemia homeobox protein 2 isoform X2, with the translated sequence MEHTGIEEVNQTHQQQHEPISFGIDQILNSSDQSSGCMLPNRTPDPDYALAPNVYSNGYNSVYNPACSMAAAAAGLAGSYNVNMNMNVSMNMNVNVNSGGAGGVIRVPAHRPMPPPSAAAAAAPHPPPSTHPAGIGAGIPAVPGMGMGNANFTFPWMESSRRFAKDRLTGEQAEESPVGEATGGPGSTGPLCPLPKGDIGRVPVWSTVETLAKCYYPELAHLRDGNGLLADYPFSKGACPAALSPFSVTRRIGHPYQNRTPPKRKKPRTSFSRVQICELEKRFHRQKYLASAERATLAKALKMTDAQVKTWFQNRRTKWRRQTAEEREAERQQANRLMLQLQQEAFQKTLSQPLQPDPLCLANSSLYALQNLQPWAEDNKLTV
- the tlx2 gene encoding T-cell leukemia homeobox protein 2 isoform X1, which gives rise to MEHTGIEEVNQTHQQQHEPISFGIDQILNSSDQSSGCMLPNRTPDPDYALAPNVYSNGYNSVYNPACSMAAAAAGLAGSYNVNMNMNVSMNMNVNVNSGGAGGVIRVPAHRPMPPPSAAAAAAPHPPPSTHPAGIGAGIPAVPGMGMGNANFTFPWMESSRRFAKDRLTGEQAEESPVGEATGGPGSTGPLCPLPKGDIGRVPVWSTVETLAKCYYPELAHLRDGNGLLADYPFSKGACPAALSPFSVTRRIGHPYQNRTPPKRKKPRTSFSRVQICELEKRFHRQKYLASAERATLAKALKMTDAQVKTWFQNRRTKWRRQTAEEREAERQQANRLMLQLQQEAFQKTLSQPLQPDPLCLANSSLYALQNLQPWAEDNKVTSVTSVASVV
- the tlx2 gene encoding T-cell leukemia homeobox protein 2 isoform X3 produces the protein MEHTGIEEVNQTHQQQHEPISFGIDQILNSSDQSSGCMLPNRTPDPDYALAPNVYSNGYNSVYNPACSMAAAAAGLAGSYNVNMNMNVSMNMNVNVNSGGAGGVIRVPAHRPMPPPSAAAAAAPHPPPSTHPAGIGAGIPAVPGMGMGNANFTFPWMESSRRFAKDRLTAALSPFSVTRRIGHPYQNRTPPKRKKPRTSFSRVQICELEKRFHRQKYLASAERATLAKALKMTDAQVKTWFQNRRTKWRRQTAEEREAERQQANRLMLQLQQEAFQKTLSQPLQPDPLCLANSSLYALQNLQPWAEDNKVTSVTSVASVV